A genomic stretch from Candidatus Hydrogenisulfobacillus filiaventi includes:
- the nadC gene encoding nicotinate-nucleotide pyrophosphorylase (quinolinate phosphoribosyltransferase) (Evidence 2a : Function from experimental evidences in other organisms; PubMedId : 8419294, 28618168; Product type e : enzyme) encodes MLPARWIWEAVIDQALREDIGHGDVTTLALIPPEQRGRLRVLAEAPLVVAGLPALPLIFAVLGETVTVTARVTDGTPVAAGAELARLEGPARALLTGERVALNLIEHLSGISTFTRRVVEAVAPWGTRILDTRKTTPGLRALEKYAVRVGGGTNHRMGLDAAVLIKDNHIAAVGSVAEAVRRTRAAVGPTLFVEVECDSLEQVAEALEAGPDGILLDNMTPPQLQEAVHLIGGRVFTEASGGVSPANVAEVAATGVDAISLGALTHSAPWAPVTAEWEDLP; translated from the coding sequence TTGCTGCCGGCGCGCTGGATCTGGGAAGCCGTGATTGATCAGGCGCTGCGGGAGGACATCGGCCACGGGGACGTCACCACCTTGGCCCTCATCCCGCCGGAACAGCGGGGACGACTGCGCGTGCTGGCGGAGGCGCCCCTGGTGGTGGCAGGCCTGCCGGCGCTGCCGCTGATCTTTGCCGTCCTGGGGGAGACGGTGACGGTGACCGCCCGGGTGACCGACGGGACGCCGGTGGCGGCCGGAGCGGAGCTGGCCCGGCTGGAGGGCCCTGCCCGGGCACTATTGACCGGGGAGCGGGTGGCCCTGAACCTGATCGAGCACCTGTCCGGCATCAGCACCTTCACCCGCCGGGTGGTGGAGGCAGTAGCCCCCTGGGGCACCCGCATCCTGGACACCCGCAAGACCACTCCCGGTCTGCGGGCGCTCGAGAAATACGCCGTCCGCGTAGGCGGAGGGACGAATCACCGGATGGGGCTGGACGCCGCCGTCCTCATTAAGGACAACCACATCGCGGCGGTGGGCTCGGTGGCGGAAGCCGTCCGCCGGACCCGGGCCGCCGTCGGCCCCACCCTGTTCGTGGAGGTGGAGTGCGACTCCCTGGAGCAGGTGGCGGAAGCCCTGGAGGCGGGGCCGGATGGCATCCTGCTCGACAACATGACCCCTCCACAGCTGCAGGAAGCGGTGCACCTCATCGGCGGGCGGGTGTTTACGGAGGCCTCCGGCGGGGTCTCGCCCGCGAATGTGGCCGAGGTGGCTGCCACCGGAGTGGACGCCATCTCCTTGGGCGCCCTCACCCATTCCGCCCCCTGGGCCCCGGTGACCGCTGAATGGGAGGACCTGCCATGA
- a CDS encoding Stage II sporulation serine phosphatase for sigma-F activation (SpoIIE) gives MAHSVTREERPSTGEPGTPPAAVAGRGRRWAGTAAAGLLGCILGQALWYHHEAPFAWMALVLIWERDRRRFLPVLAAAAAGAALASGWGTGLALLGLGIVLIPLLGRVGRREWAAWPVTAGGAAGLFLVGQPWNRLALFWALVAGATAAAGYGWTRREWDRLLTGDADGITLLLLLSAAGAALAGMEGWRVGLVSPALLVGSLVVILGSVATGLAGGAVTGGVLGLTLALRGTDPAGGVGILVAGGVAAGWGGQHHWRLAGPGLLLGTLAYAVLLRFPPHILTLGVSLALGAGLSEVLPPAWVGRFRRWTRDLTQGALPETLPRRLRQLALVLAEMGRAFHYEDGEAEREGRLVEYASGQVCRRCSLQRHCWEGGFYRSYRGLAEAIEGALEDGGRTLTLADVPGEPFAHCIHADALLAQVNAVVGREWERRRYRARMRESRQLAERQLAGIATLVGEMAERWAADPPPRRRAQRPLLDCEVAVAQRPRQGSSISGDAHLVRDLPGDRLVVGLSDGMGVGPRAAWESGTAVALLDRLLQAGFSQAMAVRAVNSTLLLRSQEDHFATLDLLLVDRRRASGELVKVAAAPTFLRRGNAVEVISGHTPPVGILPEVPVEPIFHTFEPGDLVVMVTDGVLDPDGPRGVERLRQFLTTADIEDPRLLAETVLSFMLGQEGDGRDDAAVLVLSLVRHGFRRARWDSGGRPRVLEWERMAPGPARG, from the coding sequence GTGGCGCATTCGGTGACACGGGAGGAGCGGCCCTCCACCGGGGAGCCGGGCACGCCCCCGGCAGCGGTGGCGGGGCGCGGACGCCGTTGGGCCGGCACTGCTGCCGCCGGCCTCCTGGGGTGCATCCTGGGACAGGCCCTCTGGTATCACCACGAGGCCCCCTTTGCCTGGATGGCGCTGGTGCTGATCTGGGAACGGGACCGCCGCCGCTTCCTGCCCGTTCTGGCCGCAGCGGCGGCCGGGGCCGCCCTGGCTTCCGGCTGGGGCACCGGGCTGGCCCTGCTGGGCCTGGGGATTGTCCTCATCCCTCTGCTGGGCCGGGTAGGACGGCGGGAGTGGGCGGCCTGGCCGGTCACCGCCGGGGGGGCTGCGGGCCTGTTCCTGGTGGGTCAGCCCTGGAACCGCCTGGCCCTGTTCTGGGCGCTGGTGGCGGGTGCCACCGCCGCCGCCGGCTACGGCTGGACCCGGCGGGAATGGGACCGCCTGCTGACGGGGGATGCCGACGGTATCACCCTGCTGCTGCTGTTGAGCGCGGCCGGCGCGGCGCTGGCCGGGATGGAGGGCTGGCGGGTGGGACTGGTCAGCCCTGCCTTGCTGGTAGGCTCCCTGGTCGTCATCCTGGGAAGCGTGGCCACGGGCCTGGCTGGAGGGGCGGTGACGGGCGGGGTGCTGGGCCTGACCCTGGCCCTGCGCGGGACCGACCCGGCGGGCGGGGTCGGCATCCTGGTGGCGGGCGGCGTGGCCGCGGGCTGGGGCGGGCAGCATCACTGGCGTCTGGCCGGTCCCGGCCTGCTGCTCGGGACCCTGGCCTACGCCGTCCTGCTGCGCTTCCCGCCCCACATCCTCACGCTGGGGGTGTCCCTGGCGCTGGGAGCAGGGCTGTCCGAGGTGCTGCCCCCGGCCTGGGTCGGCCGTTTCCGACGCTGGACGCGTGACCTCACGCAGGGTGCCCTGCCCGAAACCCTGCCCCGCCGCCTGCGTCAGCTGGCGCTGGTGCTGGCGGAGATGGGGCGGGCCTTCCATTATGAGGACGGCGAGGCCGAACGGGAGGGCCGGCTGGTGGAGTACGCCAGCGGGCAGGTCTGCCGGCGCTGCTCCCTGCAGCGGCATTGCTGGGAAGGGGGGTTTTACCGCTCTTACCGCGGCCTGGCCGAGGCCATTGAGGGGGCGCTGGAGGACGGAGGCCGCACCCTCACCCTGGCGGACGTGCCGGGGGAGCCATTCGCGCATTGCATCCATGCCGATGCCCTGCTGGCGCAGGTCAACGCCGTGGTGGGACGGGAATGGGAACGGCGGCGCTACCGCGCACGCATGCGTGAAAGCCGCCAGCTGGCGGAGCGGCAGCTGGCCGGCATCGCCACCCTGGTGGGCGAGATGGCGGAGCGGTGGGCGGCCGACCCCCCGCCCCGCCGGCGGGCCCAGCGGCCCCTGCTCGACTGCGAGGTGGCGGTGGCGCAGCGGCCCCGGCAGGGCAGCAGCATCAGCGGGGACGCCCACCTGGTGCGGGACCTGCCGGGGGACCGGCTGGTGGTCGGGTTGTCGGACGGCATGGGGGTGGGCCCCCGGGCGGCCTGGGAGAGCGGCACCGCCGTCGCCCTGCTCGATCGCCTGCTCCAGGCCGGCTTTTCGCAGGCCATGGCGGTTCGGGCGGTGAACTCCACCCTGCTGTTGCGCTCCCAGGAAGACCATTTTGCCACCCTGGACCTGCTCCTGGTCGACCGCCGCCGGGCCAGCGGGGAGCTGGTCAAGGTGGCGGCCGCCCCCACCTTCCTGCGCCGGGGCAACGCGGTGGAGGTCATCAGCGGCCACACCCCGCCGGTGGGCATCCTGCCGGAGGTGCCGGTGGAGCCCATCTTTCACACCTTTGAGCCGGGCGACCTGGTGGTGATGGTCACCGACGGGGTGCTGGACCCGGACGGGCCCCGGGGCGTCGAGCGCCTGCGCCAGTTCCTGACCACGGCCGACATCGAGGACCCCCGCCTGCTGGCCGAGACCGTGCTCAGCTTCATGCTGGGCCAGGAGGGGGACGGACGCGACGATGCGGCTGTGCTGGTGCTGAGCCTGGTCCGTCACGGCTTCCGCCGGGCGCGCTGGGATAGCGGAGGGCGGCCGCGGGTGCTGGAATGGGAACGAATGGCCCCGGGTCCCGCCCGGGGATGA
- a CDS encoding Mannose-1-phosphate guanylyltransferase (GDP), producing the protein MARWLVILAGGRGERFWPLSRAVQPKQFLALVGNQTMLRRTRERVRPLIDDFHTLVVTGRDYVGKVRENLPELLPSHILGEPVGRNTAPSLAWAAAVIHRSDPRAVMLVLPSDHLIQHEAPFRRLVREALWQAEQRGGFYTFGIKPTHPETGYGYIETRETVAPDRGEGPRVLAARRFVEKPPADVAAQMVASGRYFWNSGMFVFPAADFLEAVGRYLPAVRAAADRLAEDPGQAEDIFPALPAISVDHGVMERVQPLYVLPADIGWDDLGTFAALARLLPRNDDQNAARGKAVFIDSQNVTAISDGPVVSFIGVQDLVVVATPDAVLILPPDRAQDVRAVVEQLRLENEHLL; encoded by the coding sequence ATGGCACGCTGGCTGGTAATCCTGGCAGGGGGGCGGGGCGAGCGCTTCTGGCCCCTCTCGCGGGCGGTGCAACCCAAACAGTTTCTGGCTTTGGTGGGGAATCAGACCATGTTGCGCCGGACCCGGGAACGGGTGCGGCCGCTGATTGACGATTTTCACACCTTGGTGGTCACCGGGCGGGATTATGTCGGCAAGGTGCGGGAAAACCTGCCGGAACTGCTGCCCTCCCATATCCTGGGGGAGCCGGTGGGCCGCAATACGGCCCCCTCGCTGGCGTGGGCGGCAGCGGTCATCCACCGCAGTGACCCGCGGGCGGTGATGCTGGTGCTGCCGTCCGACCATCTGATTCAACATGAAGCCCCCTTCCGGCGCCTGGTCCGGGAGGCCTTGTGGCAGGCCGAGCAGCGGGGCGGTTTCTATACCTTCGGCATCAAGCCCACCCACCCCGAAACCGGCTACGGGTACATCGAGACCCGGGAGACGGTGGCCCCCGACCGCGGGGAGGGGCCCCGGGTGCTGGCCGCCCGCCGCTTCGTGGAAAAGCCTCCGGCAGACGTGGCGGCCCAGATGGTGGCGTCCGGCCGTTATTTCTGGAATTCCGGCATGTTCGTCTTCCCCGCCGCCGACTTTCTGGAGGCGGTAGGCCGCTACCTGCCGGCGGTGCGGGCGGCGGCCGACCGCCTGGCCGAGGATCCCGGGCAGGCGGAGGACATTTTTCCGGCCTTGCCGGCCATATCGGTAGACCATGGGGTCATGGAACGGGTCCAGCCCCTGTATGTGCTCCCTGCTGACATCGGGTGGGACGACCTGGGCACCTTTGCGGCTCTCGCCCGCCTGCTGCCGCGCAACGATGACCAGAATGCGGCCCGGGGCAAGGCCGTGTTTATCGATTCCCAGAATGTGACCGCGATTAGTGACGGGCCGGTGGTGTCGTTTATCGGGGTCCAGGACCTGGTGGTGGTGGCGACCCCGGACGCGGTGCTGATCCTGCCGCCCGACCGGGCCCAGGATGTGCGGGCGGTGGTGGAGCAGCTGCGGCTGGAAAACGAACACCTCCTGTAA
- the yngB gene encoding putative UTP-glucose-1-phosphate uridylyltransferase (Evidence 3 : Putative function from multiple computational evidences; PubMedId : 8320212, 20512483; Product type e : enzyme), translated as MRQVITKAVIPAAGLGTRFLPATKAQPKEMLPLIDTPTIQLVVEEAVRSGIEDILVVIGRDKGSIEDHFDRAPELEAFLAEHGKEDLLEVVQAVSRLADLHFIRQKMPLGLGHAVLAARRHVGREPFAVLLGDDVMVADPPVLRQLMAAWEPGRSVVAVQEVPRAEAGRYGIVFGNWEGGRLVVERLVEKPGPQRVPTRPLAVMGRYLLDPEVFDALAGLRPGAGGEIQLTDALDQLAREGGLVAVPFRGKRYDVGEKLGFVKATIEAALDRPDLREPLLDYLRQLLQEMAEEEVH; from the coding sequence ATGCGGCAAGTGATCACGAAGGCGGTCATCCCGGCCGCCGGGCTGGGGACCCGGTTCCTGCCCGCGACCAAGGCGCAGCCCAAGGAGATGCTGCCCCTGATTGATACCCCCACCATTCAGCTGGTGGTGGAGGAGGCGGTGCGCTCCGGTATCGAGGATATCCTGGTGGTCATCGGCCGCGACAAGGGCAGCATCGAGGATCATTTCGACCGCGCCCCCGAACTGGAGGCGTTTTTAGCGGAGCACGGCAAGGAGGACCTGCTGGAGGTGGTGCAGGCGGTCAGCCGGCTGGCGGACCTGCACTTCATCCGGCAGAAGATGCCCCTGGGCCTCGGGCACGCGGTGCTGGCGGCGCGCCGGCATGTGGGCCGGGAGCCGTTTGCGGTCCTGCTGGGGGATGACGTGATGGTGGCCGACCCCCCCGTGCTGCGGCAGCTGATGGCGGCCTGGGAGCCCGGACGGTCGGTGGTGGCCGTGCAGGAGGTCCCTCGCGCCGAGGCCGGCCGGTACGGGATCGTCTTCGGTAACTGGGAAGGCGGGCGGTTGGTGGTGGAGCGGCTGGTGGAGAAGCCCGGCCCGCAGCGGGTGCCGACGCGGCCGCTGGCGGTGATGGGCCGTTATCTGCTGGACCCGGAGGTGTTTGATGCCCTGGCTGGGCTGCGGCCGGGGGCCGGGGGCGAGATCCAGCTGACAGATGCCCTCGACCAGCTGGCGCGGGAGGGAGGCCTGGTGGCGGTGCCCTTCCGCGGCAAACGGTATGACGTAGGGGAGAAGCTGGGCTTTGTGAAGGCGACCATCGAAGCGGCACTGGACCGGCCCGACCTGCGGGAACCCCTCCTCGACTACCTGCGGCAGCTGCTGCAGGAGATGGCGGAGGAGGAGGTGCACTAA
- the nadB gene encoding L-aspartate oxidase, whose translation MSEHFDVLVVGAGLAGTTVALVAAARGLEVALVYREPRRESSSWYAQGGMAAAVGAEDSPRTHAEDTLAAARGLADPASVRRLTEEAGEAVAALDLWPAFVRDADGRPRPGLEAGHRHARILKAADGFTGRALMELLWPRAWAHPRIHPLPGTAEALITGPGGVWGAWVTPGVSEDPLPVLAGETVLATGGYAGLYPASSNPPANRGQGLILAYRAGALLADLEFVQFHPTIFHPPAPARPLLLTEALRGAGAHLVDRRGRRIMDGIPGAELAPRDVVAQTIWRHRQATGEEVYLTLAHLPPHRIRAGFAALVEAVAAYGLDLTRDPLPVRPGAHFTMGGIWAGTRGQTTVPGLRAVGEAAVSGIHGANRLASNSLLEAVVFGRRAAADLVPRPLPAGFHPGPAPAPLPAAPAWLGEALEAGAGVARDAAGLEALAARLETAGRAPEVELARLLTRAARARAESRGGHWRTDFPVARPRWQGHLVHQVNAGMRFATPGALPAPDA comes from the coding sequence ATGAGCGAGCACTTCGATGTGCTGGTGGTGGGGGCCGGCCTGGCCGGCACGACCGTAGCGCTGGTGGCGGCCGCGCGCGGGCTTGAGGTCGCCCTGGTCTACCGGGAGCCCCGGCGGGAATCCAGCAGCTGGTATGCCCAGGGCGGGATGGCGGCAGCCGTGGGCGCGGAGGACAGCCCGCGCACACACGCGGAGGACACCCTGGCGGCCGCGCGCGGGCTCGCCGACCCCGCCAGCGTGCGGCGGTTGACGGAAGAGGCCGGCGAGGCGGTGGCCGCTCTGGACCTGTGGCCCGCCTTCGTGCGGGATGCCGACGGCCGCCCGCGGCCGGGCCTGGAGGCCGGCCACCGCCATGCCCGCATCCTCAAAGCTGCCGACGGCTTCACCGGCCGCGCCCTGATGGAGCTCCTGTGGCCGCGCGCGTGGGCGCACCCCCGCATCCATCCCCTGCCGGGGACCGCAGAGGCCCTCATTACCGGACCCGGCGGGGTGTGGGGCGCCTGGGTGACCCCCGGCGTCAGCGAGGATCCCCTGCCCGTGCTGGCGGGCGAAACCGTGCTGGCCACCGGCGGCTATGCCGGGCTCTATCCCGCCAGCTCCAATCCCCCCGCCAACCGCGGGCAGGGCCTGATCCTGGCCTACCGGGCGGGCGCGCTCCTGGCCGACCTCGAATTTGTGCAGTTCCACCCGACCATCTTCCATCCCCCGGCGCCGGCCCGGCCGCTCCTCCTGACGGAAGCCCTGCGGGGAGCGGGGGCGCACCTGGTGGACCGCCGCGGGCGCCGCATCATGGACGGCATCCCCGGGGCCGAACTGGCCCCCCGCGATGTGGTGGCCCAGACCATCTGGCGGCACCGGCAGGCCACCGGCGAAGAGGTGTACCTCACCCTGGCCCACCTGCCCCCCCATCGCATCCGCGCCGGCTTCGCCGCCCTGGTGGAGGCGGTGGCAGCCTACGGGCTCGACCTGACCCGCGATCCGCTGCCGGTGCGGCCGGGCGCCCATTTCACCATGGGCGGAATCTGGGCCGGTACCCGCGGGCAGACCACCGTGCCCGGGCTGCGGGCCGTGGGAGAGGCAGCGGTGAGCGGCATCCACGGCGCCAACCGCCTGGCCTCCAATTCCCTACTGGAAGCGGTGGTGTTCGGGCGGCGCGCCGCCGCCGACCTCGTCCCCCGGCCCCTCCCGGCCGGCTTCCACCCCGGGCCGGCTCCCGCACCCCTGCCGGCCGCGCCGGCCTGGCTGGGGGAGGCGCTGGAAGCCGGGGCCGGGGTGGCACGGGATGCCGCCGGCCTGGAGGCCTTGGCCGCACGCCTGGAGACCGCGGGCCGGGCCCCGGAGGTGGAGCTGGCCCGCCTGCTGACCCGCGCCGCCCGGGCCCGGGCGGAAAGCCGAGGCGGTCATTGGCGCACCGACTTTCCGGTCGCCCGCCCCCGGTGGCAGGGGCATCTCGTGCATCAGGTTAATGCCGGCATGCGCTTCGCGACCCCGGGAGCATTGCCCGCCCCCGACGCCTGA
- a CDS encoding protein of unknown function (Evidence 5 : Unknown function) — protein MWKTSLPHSIADPGLNPVGWGLGDSARDDPPAVGAGGPRAGATAGESAEAAGLRPGQTGGPPPAPAGADGQRSGQRRWHAGW, from the coding sequence GTGTGGAAAACCAGTTTGCCCCATTCAATTGCCGATCCCGGTCTGAATCCGGTAGGATGGGGCTTAGGCGACAGTGCCCGGGACGACCCGCCGGCGGTTGGGGCGGGCGGGCCCCGGGCCGGTGCGACAGCCGGGGAATCCGCTGAGGCAGCCGGGCTGCGGCCCGGACAGACGGGCGGTCCGCCGCCGGCCCCGGCCGGGGCGGATGGTCAAAGGAGCGGGCAGAGGCGATGGCACGCTGGCTGGTAA